In Mariluticola halotolerans, one DNA window encodes the following:
- a CDS encoding PAS domain-containing sensor histidine kinase, with translation MDSGGHGQSTIVDKNGRGFAPFRIGNFVLALAVATVLGLSLVGTMVMGRLIEFERAQSAITDWPLSQLEVGMIALIEASQDPSGDPTRFRDRFHTYLGQIEMLRKSPLWGVVAEEGRMQAQLATLKSGLHALTSLVDGPEAALRASRPYLVPRLEDMREEARQIAMTGMNLSTLASDYRQERVLSLVRLMVVGALALIVVLALSFYALARQYRLALANAADANQSNLRLKSTINTALDAIIVCDADKTIIGFNPAAVAVFGHDRHQAIGMPFDALFASPEDDADRQWPIHVLEGARTHAGGGSGRIEMEAVRRSGDRFAVEVSVGMVKTPAGPLYNVFMRDISEQKRISEALAEAYDVALKSGRARSNFLTVMSHEMRTALNGVIGVLELLQTTRLNKRQSRYTEIAARSSDILLRHINDVLDIAMVSAGKLVVQPKPFDLPTLLGEVIDIQQPAALAQKDAVTLEIDPAIGGINGDRMRIEQVLLNLLSNAIKFTRNGKVVVEAGLIERRGATPLLELAVRDSGCGIAPSDQERIFEEFVALDAAPKTTISGSGLGLSICRHIARAMRGEMGVTSTPGTGSRFWLRLPYSPARAELIAPPAPIAAPLPLLHHAPDVLVIEDNCIARFVARHMLDEAGCQTSEASTGREGIALAAKHRFDLILMDINMPGLDGRETCRAIRRGQGQSSASPIVGLTAHAMPADHQNFIDAGMLMCLTKPLRRRDVEHVLSVVREQAKPLDTPISRAPAPAQKVLDRTVLAELGDIFPAPVLSDRAADFTRQIDAMLSRISAAIAADETQEAADIAHNLAGACAVFGALTLREKLLGFVAACKTGSIPEQRALHAALAPAASAAQGELDHYMRQFTLVDA, from the coding sequence ATGGATAGCGGGGGCCACGGGCAGTCGACAATAGTTGATAAAAACGGCCGGGGCTTTGCGCCGTTCCGTATCGGCAATTTTGTGCTGGCACTGGCCGTGGCGACAGTGCTGGGCCTCAGTCTCGTCGGCACGATGGTCATGGGGCGGCTGATCGAGTTTGAGCGGGCACAGTCAGCGATCACCGACTGGCCCCTGTCGCAGCTGGAAGTCGGCATGATCGCCCTGATCGAGGCCAGCCAGGATCCATCAGGTGACCCCACCCGGTTTCGCGACCGGTTTCATACCTATCTGGGGCAGATCGAGATGCTGCGCAAAAGCCCACTCTGGGGGGTGGTTGCCGAGGAGGGGCGGATGCAGGCCCAGCTGGCCACGCTCAAATCGGGGCTTCATGCGCTGACCTCGCTGGTTGATGGACCGGAAGCGGCTTTGCGCGCCTCCCGCCCCTATCTTGTCCCCCGGCTTGAAGACATGCGCGAGGAAGCCCGCCAGATCGCCATGACCGGCATGAACCTGTCCACACTCGCATCGGATTACCGGCAGGAGAGAGTGCTCTCCCTGGTGCGGCTGATGGTGGTGGGCGCGCTGGCGCTGATCGTGGTTCTGGCGCTGTCGTTTTATGCCCTTGCCCGGCAATACCGGCTGGCGCTGGCCAATGCCGCCGATGCCAATCAATCCAACCTGCGTCTCAAAAGCACGATCAATACCGCGCTGGATGCCATTATTGTCTGCGACGCGGACAAGACCATTATCGGGTTCAATCCGGCGGCGGTTGCCGTGTTCGGCCACGACCGGCACCAGGCGATCGGCATGCCGTTTGATGCCTTGTTTGCCAGCCCGGAAGATGACGCGGACCGGCAATGGCCCATCCATGTGCTGGAAGGCGCACGGACGCATGCCGGGGGTGGCAGCGGCCGCATTGAAATGGAGGCCGTGCGCCGCAGTGGCGACAGGTTCGCCGTCGAGGTTTCGGTGGGCATGGTCAAAACGCCCGCCGGCCCGCTCTATAATGTGTTCATGCGCGACATATCCGAACAGAAGCGGATCAGCGAGGCGCTCGCGGAAGCCTATGATGTGGCCCTTAAATCGGGGCGGGCACGTTCCAATTTCCTGACGGTGATGAGCCATGAAATGCGCACGGCGCTGAACGGGGTCATCGGGGTGCTGGAACTGCTGCAAACCACGCGGCTGAACAAGCGGCAAAGCCGCTATACCGAGATCGCCGCCCGTTCGAGCGATATTTTATTGCGGCACATCAATGATGTGCTCGATATCGCCATGGTCTCGGCGGGCAAGCTTGTGGTGCAGCCAAAGCCGTTCGACCTGCCGACATTGCTGGGCGAGGTTATTGATATCCAGCAACCGGCGGCCCTGGCCCAGAAGGATGCCGTCACGCTGGAGATCGATCCGGCGATTGGCGGCATCAATGGTGACAGGATGCGCATTGAACAGGTCTTGCTCAACCTTTTGAGCAATGCCATCAAGTTCACGCGCAATGGCAAGGTCGTCGTCGAAGCCGGCCTGATCGAACGGCGCGGGGCGACACCGCTGCTGGAACTGGCCGTAAGGGACAGCGGCTGCGGCATTGCCCCCTCGGATCAGGAACGGATTTTCGAGGAATTTGTCGCGCTCGATGCGGCCCCGAAAACCACCATATCCGGCTCCGGGCTGGGCTTGAGCATTTGCCGGCACATTGCCCGGGCGATGCGCGGGGAGATGGGGGTTACCAGCACGCCGGGCACGGGCAGCCGCTTCTGGCTGCGCCTGCCCTATTCGCCCGCCAGAGCCGAACTCATCGCGCCGCCCGCCCCTATAGCCGCCCCCCTGCCCCTGTTGCACCATGCGCCGGATGTGCTGGTGATCGAGGATAATTGCATTGCCCGGTTCGTCGCCCGGCATATGCTGGATGAAGCGGGCTGCCAGACAAGCGAAGCCAGCACGGGGCGGGAGGGTATCGCCCTTGCCGCCAAGCACCGGTTTGACCTGATCCTGATGGATATCAACATGCCCGGGCTTGATGGGCGGGAGACGTGCCGGGCCATTCGCCGGGGACAGGGGCAATCCAGCGCAAGCCCGATTGTGGGGCTGACGGCCCATGCCATGCCAGCCGACCACCAGAATTTTATCGATGCGGGCATGCTGATGTGCCTCACCAAACCCTTGCGCCGCCGCGATGTGGAACATGTGCTCTCGGTGGTGCGCGAACAGGCCAAGCCGCTCGACACACCCATATCAAGGGCACCGGCGCCTGCGCAAAAAGTGCTCGACCGGACGGTGCTGGCGGAACTGGGCGATATTTTCCCCGCCCCGGTTCTCTCGGACAGGGCCGCGGATTTCACCCGCCAGATCGATGCCATGCTCAGCCGGATTTCAGCAGCCATTGCCGCAGACGAAACACAAGAGGCGGCAGATATTGCGCATAATCTTGCCGGGGCCTGTGCGGTGTTCGGCGCGCTGACCCTGCGCGAAAAACTGCTCGGTTTTGTCGCCGCCTGCAAAACGGGCAGCATCCCCGAACAGCGGGCCTTGCATGCAGCCCTCGCTCCTGCTGCCAGCGCCGCACAGGGCGAGCTGGATCACTATATGCGTCAGTTCACCCTGGTCGATGCCTAG
- a CDS encoding carbohydrate ABC transporter permease, giving the protein MIAALRWVVFIIAALAMNFPVIVTLVTSFKSAREITTNPGFWINQPTFANYLQVLEVSDRLNIFAYLGNSLAAALIGTTLALILAFPAAYAIARGDYGRRILMPSVVNLRAVPLIIFAIPIYMMFQWMGLLDTQLGLGLMLTIVNLPLALVILVNAIAEVPLELDEAAKMDGASTFEIMLGIIRPVVRPAIVTTFIFGFITAWNEFLFGLMLTTNKAVPMTVGASFFFSASGGGVQWGPASAVMIIGALPPMLLGLVMYKQISGSMTAGAVKG; this is encoded by the coding sequence ATGATTGCGGCATTGCGTTGGGTTGTGTTCATCATCGCGGCACTGGCGATGAATTTCCCGGTGATTGTCACCCTCGTGACCTCGTTCAAGAGCGCCCGCGAGATCACCACCAATCCCGGTTTCTGGATCAATCAACCCACCTTTGCCAATTATCTGCAAGTGCTTGAGGTTTCCGACCGGCTGAATATTTTTGCCTATCTGGGCAACAGTCTTGCCGCCGCCCTGATTGGCACAACCCTCGCACTGATCCTTGCCTTTCCCGCCGCCTATGCCATTGCCCGCGGCGATTACGGGCGGCGCATATTGATGCCGAGCGTTGTTAATCTGCGCGCCGTGCCGCTGATCATTTTCGCCATCCCCATCTATATGATGTTTCAGTGGATGGGTCTTTTGGACACCCAGTTGGGCCTTGGCCTGATGCTGACCATCGTCAACCTGCCCCTGGCGCTGGTCATTCTGGTCAATGCCATTGCCGAGGTGCCGCTCGAACTGGATGAGGCCGCGAAAATGGATGGGGCCAGCACGTTTGAAATCATGCTCGGCATTATCCGTCCGGTCGTCCGCCCGGCGATCGTCACCACCTTTATTTTCGGCTTCATCACGGCCTGGAACGAATTCCTGTTCGGCCTGATGCTGACCACCAACAAGGCCGTGCCCATGACGGTCGGGGCTTCATTCTTTTTCTCGGCAAGCGGTGGCGGGGTGCAATGGGGCCCGGCCTCGGCGGTGATGATTATTGGCGCCTTGCCGCCCATGCTGCTGGGGCTTGTCATGTACAAGCAGATCTCCGGATCAATGACCGCCGGTGCCGTCAAAGGCTAG
- a CDS encoding carbohydrate ABC transporter permease, whose amino-acid sequence MQVANRREWRILTTPLVGFLLLFLGFPIVVNLVYSVSDVTFETLRSPTITGFSNYIALLGEGDFWRASWFSLRFGILTALAECIIGLALAIFLAPLLAKRTFLMAPMMLPLMVAPAMVGLMYRLVLHEFVGPVPYYLYEWFGDSPTFFSVEAAFWTLIVVETLQWTPFAFLLFYMAYRAVPDEVHEAATIDGATPMQIVRTIDLPLMVPTIIVAFFIRFIDGFRVFDNVYTLTGTGPGGSTTSLSIYIYEAFFKQGAIGKAVAASMVLFIASFAVLFGLNWLSSRKSKGARA is encoded by the coding sequence ATGCAAGTAGCCAATCGACGCGAATGGAGAATTCTGACCACGCCGCTGGTTGGCTTCCTGTTATTGTTTCTCGGCTTTCCGATTGTCGTCAATCTGGTCTACTCGGTATCAGATGTGACCTTCGAGACCTTGCGCAGCCCCACCATTACCGGGTTTTCCAATTACATTGCCCTGCTGGGTGAAGGCGATTTCTGGCGTGCCAGCTGGTTCTCCCTGCGTTTCGGCATTCTCACCGCCCTGGCAGAATGCATTATCGGGCTGGCCCTTGCGATCTTTCTCGCCCCGCTTCTGGCCAAGCGCACTTTCCTGATGGCGCCCATGATGCTGCCCCTCATGGTTGCCCCCGCCATGGTGGGGCTGATGTATCGTTTGGTGCTGCACGAATTCGTCGGGCCGGTGCCCTATTATCTTTATGAATGGTTTGGTGACAGCCCCACATTCTTCAGCGTCGAGGCGGCGTTCTGGACGCTGATCGTTGTTGAAACCCTGCAATGGACCCCCTTTGCCTTTCTGCTGTTCTACATGGCCTATCGCGCCGTGCCCGATGAGGTGCATGAAGCCGCGACCATTGACGGGGCAACGCCCATGCAGATTGTCCGCACCATTGATCTGCCCCTGATGGTGCCCACCATTATTGTTGCCTTCTTCATCCGTTTCATCGACGGGTTCCGGGTTTTTGACAATGTCTATACCCTCACGGGCACCGGGCCGGGCGGCTCCACCACCTCCCTGTCGATCTATATCTATGAGGCCTTTTTCAAGCAGGGCGCCATCGGCAAGGCCGTCGCCGCCTCCATGGTGCTGTTTATCGCCTCATTCGCTGTTCTGTTCGGTCTCAACTGGCTCTCCAGCCGCAAGTCAAAAGGGGCAAGGGCATGA
- a CDS encoding extracellular solute-binding protein codes for MLKSRTPILTGLALLTAALLSASAAQAEVTVLGWPGGSEETALRAAVEAYNAKGDVAEDDKVELLFFNRDGFYDKLQADMAAGSDAFDINLIATYSIGRYAPYMEPVDLGAGAADVFGEAVLETTQFEGKQYGVPTDLSLHFMYFRQDLMDELMGDEAAKAKYAEIAEEYLGEALTPKDPDEWTWDDWAATALYFTKSINSDSPTRYGTVLQMKNLLFNMMVFQSLPRAYGADWMDDEGNITVDSEAYRKGLELYKMLYDAGATPKDSLSYEYAETNAAFAAGQAATALQWNAAAGELTNPETAPAVAESVGIVAPPSGPEARADHIHGLGLGLNANAKNKEGATRFLQWMATEDAALLYAGNGGSPALTPEVVAKIADERPDLVKLGDFAGKYGYVMNGGTSAKALSVYELQAKEFTGYWSGQTTLDEALANTTAGMEELLK; via the coding sequence ATGCTGAAATCGAGAACACCAATTCTAACAGGCCTGGCCCTGCTGACGGCCGCTCTGCTCAGTGCCAGCGCGGCACAGGCAGAAGTGACCGTGCTCGGCTGGCCCGGCGGCTCTGAGGAAACGGCCCTGCGCGCCGCAGTGGAAGCCTATAACGCCAAGGGTGATGTGGCGGAAGACGACAAGGTTGAACTGCTGTTTTTCAACCGTGACGGCTTTTACGACAAATTGCAGGCCGATATGGCCGCAGGCTCTGACGCCTTCGACATCAACCTGATCGCCACCTATTCCATCGGCCGTTATGCCCCTTATATGGAGCCGGTTGATCTGGGTGCCGGTGCGGCGGATGTGTTCGGTGAAGCCGTGCTTGAGACCACCCAGTTCGAGGGCAAGCAATATGGCGTGCCCACCGATTTGTCGCTGCACTTCATGTATTTCCGTCAGGACCTGATGGACGAATTGATGGGCGACGAGGCGGCCAAGGCCAAGTATGCCGAAATCGCTGAGGAATATCTGGGCGAGGCGCTGACCCCGAAGGATCCGGATGAATGGACCTGGGACGACTGGGCGGCCACCGCGCTCTATTTCACCAAGTCGATCAATTCTGACAGCCCGACCCGTTATGGCACCGTGCTGCAGATGAAGAACCTGTTGTTCAACATGATGGTGTTCCAGTCCCTGCCGCGTGCCTATGGTGCCGACTGGATGGATGATGAAGGCAATATCACGGTTGATTCCGAGGCCTATCGCAAGGGTCTGGAGCTTTACAAAATGCTCTATGATGCCGGCGCGACACCAAAGGATTCGCTCAGCTATGAATATGCTGAAACCAACGCAGCCTTTGCCGCCGGGCAGGCCGCAACGGCCTTGCAGTGGAATGCGGCTGCGGGCGAACTCACCAATCCCGAAACCGCTCCGGCTGTTGCCGAAAGCGTCGGTATTGTTGCCCCGCCCTCAGGCCCTGAAGCCCGTGCTGACCACATTCACGGTCTCGGCCTTGGCCTCAATGCCAATGCCAAGAACAAGGAAGGCGCAACCCGCTTCCTGCAATGGATGGCAACCGAAGACGCAGCCCTGCTCTATGCGGGTAATGGCGGTTCCCCGGCCCTGACGCCTGAGGTTGTGGCCAAGATTGCCGACGAACGGCCCGATCTGGTCAAGCTGGGCGATTTTGCCGGTAAATACGGTTACGTCATGAACGGCGGCACCTCTGCCAAGGCCCTGTCGGTTTACGAATTGCAGGCCAAGGAGTTCACAGGCTACTGGTCGGGTCAGACCACGCTTGATGAGGCCCTCGCCAATACAACAGCAGGCATGGAAGAGCTGTTGAAATAA
- a CDS encoding putative N-acetylmannosamine-6-phosphate 2-epimerase — translation MDRAEMVVGFALAAMQSGASALRIESAAYVRAVRAATDAPIIGIVKRDLDDSPVRITPFIADVEALADAGADVIAFDATDRARPATIEALIEAAKARGKLTMADCSCLEDARQALAAGVDFVGTTLSGYVGPDEPEDPDLPLIAAMRQLTPYVIAEGRIRNTQQAAAAAEAGAFCVVVGSAITRTEHATSWFREALDSAFAAREKAMRPVLAIDIGGTKSLATIMEDGVPLREIQIPTRRDAGPDQWLADIAESIADWRGSYTAIGIAVTGAVDKGDWSALNTATLDIPGTYPLAEKASGIFAAPVFAMNDAQAAAWGEYRFGGHGAENIVFLTISTGIGGGIVLNGKPLLGIAGHFGLLRGPSAGAAPLEDQVSGRWIAAEASAAGHAMEAPEVFAAARAGAGWAQKIVETSAARTALLCRDIQMMIDPDCIVIGGGIGLAAGYREQVEKNLDDVPARLRPQLVAATLGGKAGAIGVADLARRNGENTETA, via the coding sequence ATGGACCGGGCGGAAATGGTGGTCGGCTTCGCGCTTGCTGCCATGCAGTCCGGGGCATCAGCCCTCAGGATTGAATCGGCGGCCTATGTCCGGGCGGTCCGTGCCGCAACCGACGCGCCGATTATCGGCATTGTCAAACGCGACCTGGATGACAGCCCCGTGCGCATCACCCCCTTTATTGCCGATGTCGAAGCGCTGGCCGATGCCGGGGCCGATGTCATTGCCTTTGATGCAACCGACCGCGCCCGCCCCGCCACCATTGAGGCGCTGATTGAGGCGGCCAAGGCACGCGGCAAACTGACCATGGCCGATTGTTCCTGCCTTGAAGACGCCCGTCAGGCGCTTGCCGCCGGGGTGGATTTTGTCGGCACCACACTGTCCGGTTATGTGGGTCCCGACGAGCCGGAAGATCCGGACCTGCCCCTGATCGCGGCCATGCGCCAGCTGACCCCTTATGTCATCGCCGAGGGCCGTATCCGCAATACCCAACAGGCCGCCGCTGCCGCTGAGGCCGGGGCCTTTTGTGTTGTGGTCGGCTCCGCCATCACCCGGACCGAACACGCCACATCCTGGTTTCGTGAGGCGCTGGACAGCGCCTTTGCCGCCCGGGAAAAAGCCATGAGGCCCGTCCTGGCTATCGATATCGGCGGCACCAAATCGCTGGCCACCATCATGGAAGATGGCGTGCCCTTGCGCGAAATCCAGATACCGACGCGGCGCGATGCGGGCCCCGACCAGTGGCTGGCGGATATCGCTGAAAGCATTGCCGACTGGCGCGGTAGCTATACCGCAATCGGCATTGCCGTGACCGGCGCGGTGGACAAGGGCGACTGGTCGGCGCTCAACACAGCAACGCTGGATATTCCGGGCACCTATCCACTGGCTGAAAAGGCCAGCGGGATTTTTGCCGCCCCCGTTTTTGCCATGAACGATGCCCAGGCTGCGGCCTGGGGCGAATACCGCTTTGGCGGTCATGGCGCGGAAAATATCGTCTTTCTCACCATCTCCACCGGCATTGGCGGCGGTATCGTTTTAAACGGCAAGCCATTGCTGGGCATTGCCGGGCACTTCGGTCTGTTGCGCGGCCCCTCGGCCGGCGCGGCCCCGCTTGAAGACCAGGTGTCCGGGCGCTGGATCGCGGCTGAGGCGTCAGCGGCCGGCCATGCAATGGAAGCCCCTGAAGTCTTCGCTGCTGCCCGTGCCGGCGCAGGCTGGGCACAAAAAATCGTTGAGACCTCGGCTGCGCGCACCGCGCTGTTGTGCCGGGATATTCAAATGATGATTGACCCTGATTGCATCGTCATTGGCGGTGGAATCGGGTTGGCGGCCGGCTATCGCGAACAGGTCGAAAAGAACCTCGACGACGTGCCGGCAAGGCTGCGGCCACAATTGGTGGCGGCGACACTGGGTGGCAAGGCGGGCGCGATCGGCGTTGCGGACCTGGCCCGGCGGAACGGCGAGAATACGGAGACGGCATAA
- a CDS encoding GntR family transcriptional regulator, which yields METPALLAHLKTAVTRADIALPLHKRLKSALEELITDNRLKPGAALPGERALAEAVNLSRVTVRKAIELLVEEGYLLRRHGARTEVRSRVEKSMSTLTSFSEDMVARGLNPGCIWLNKKVSRPSPTEMMALGISSDTQVIRMTRIRVADGTPMALEISTVPVKFLPSPDLVGDSLYEALDKLGAMPERAIQRMRSRLASAYDAEHLKCDIGSPMLIMERRCFLADGQIVELSESRYVGDIYDFVLELNR from the coding sequence ATGGAGACGCCCGCACTGCTCGCGCATCTCAAGACTGCCGTTACCCGCGCCGATATCGCCTTGCCGCTGCACAAGCGCCTCAAATCTGCGCTGGAAGAGCTGATCACCGACAACCGGCTGAAACCGGGCGCGGCCCTGCCCGGCGAGCGGGCGCTGGCCGAGGCGGTCAACCTGTCGCGGGTGACGGTGCGCAAGGCCATCGAATTGCTGGTGGAAGAGGGCTATCTGCTGCGCCGGCATGGCGCCCGCACCGAGGTGCGCTCGCGGGTCGAAAAATCCATGTCCACCCTGACCAGCTTTTCCGAAGATATGGTGGCGCGCGGCCTCAATCCCGGATGTATCTGGCTGAACAAGAAGGTCAGCCGGCCCTCGCCCACGGAAATGATGGCGCTGGGCATTTCCAGCGATACCCAGGTCATCCGCATGACCCGGATTCGCGTGGCCGATGGCACGCCCATGGCGCTGGAGATTTCCACCGTCCCGGTCAAGTTCCTCCCGTCCCCCGATCTGGTCGGCGATTCCCTTTATGAAGCGCTCGACAAGCTGGGGGCCATGCCGGAACGGGCCATTCAGCGCATGCGCTCCCGTCTCGCCTCCGCCTATGATGCCGAACATTTGAAATGCGACATCGGCTCGCCCATGCTGATCATGGAGCGGCGCTGCTTTCTGGCCGACGGGCAAATCGTTGAACTTTCCGAAAGCCGCTATGTTGGCGACATCTACGATTTTGTGCTGGAGCTGAATAGATAA
- a CDS encoding siderophore-interacting protein: MTTSEKIIERVRHELKFRLVRVVSNERITPNMARIVVASDDLAGFTSLAYDDHVKLFFPENGEMLKAPQPGPNGLVFPEGTKRPEARDYTPRAFDPATNQLTLDFVIHGDGIATSWAASAKPGDQIGVGGPRGSFVVRAGFDWYLLVGDETALPAIGRRIEELPQGAKIIAFVEVADTAERQDFDTEADLEMHWIARNGVMPGRLDLLSQAVRAASLPDAAGGYAFVAGEAAMSKQVREILIAEHGFGEDRVKAAGYWRSGEADFDDGHAH; this comes from the coding sequence ATGACGACCAGTGAAAAGATCATCGAACGTGTCCGCCACGAGCTGAAATTCCGGCTTGTAAGGGTGGTCTCCAATGAAAGGATCACGCCCAATATGGCGCGCATTGTCGTGGCATCCGATGATCTGGCCGGCTTCACCAGCCTTGCCTATGACGACCACGTCAAACTGTTCTTCCCCGAAAATGGGGAAATGCTGAAAGCCCCCCAGCCGGGGCCGAACGGCCTGGTGTTTCCCGAGGGGACAAAACGGCCCGAAGCACGCGATTATACCCCCCGCGCCTTTGATCCCGCGACCAATCAATTGACCCTCGATTTTGTCATTCATGGGGACGGCATCGCCACCAGCTGGGCGGCGAGCGCCAAACCGGGTGACCAGATCGGGGTTGGCGGTCCGCGCGGCTCATTTGTCGTGCGCGCCGGCTTTGACTGGTATCTGCTGGTCGGCGACGAGACGGCGCTGCCCGCCATTGGCCGGCGGATCGAGGAATTGCCGCAAGGGGCCAAAATCATCGCCTTTGTCGAGGTTGCCGATACCGCTGAGCGGCAGGATTTCGACACCGAAGCCGATCTTGAAATGCACTGGATCGCGCGCAACGGGGTGATGCCGGGCCGGCTGGACCTGCTGTCCCAGGCTGTGCGCGCCGCCAGCCTGCCCGATGCGGCGGGCGGCTATGCTTTTGTTGCCGGGGAGGCCGCCATGTCCAAGCAGGTGCGTGAAATACTGATCGCTGAACACGGATTTGGCGAGGATCGGGTCAAGGCCGCCGGATATTGGCGCAGTGGCGAAGCCGATTTTGACGATGGGCATGCCCATTAA
- a CDS encoding iron ABC transporter ATP-binding protein has product MIKVENLTKSYDGTLVVDGVSLTLPAGGITSIIGPNGAGKSSLMSMISRLLPMDAGRVLIDGLDVTRTPTDQLARRMAILRQDNHIGTRLTVHDLVAFGRYPYSKGRLTAADHEEIDKAIGYLNLESMRDRFLDELSGGQRQRAFVAMVLCQDTDFVLLDEPLNNLDLKHGVEMMKLLRSAATELGRTFVLVMHDINFASCYSDQIVVMQDGKIACQGTPTEVITPEIMREVYQIDIKVHHIGGQLISVYYN; this is encoded by the coding sequence ATGATCAAGGTCGAGAACCTCACCAAAAGCTATGACGGCACGCTGGTGGTCGACGGGGTCTCCCTGACCCTGCCGGCGGGCGGCATCACCTCGATCATCGGGCCCAATGGTGCGGGCAAATCCTCGCTGATGTCGATGATCAGCCGCCTTTTGCCCATGGATGCGGGCCGGGTGCTGATCGACGGTCTCGATGTCACCCGCACCCCCACCGACCAGCTGGCCCGGCGCATGGCCATTCTGCGCCAGGACAATCACATCGGCACGCGGCTGACCGTGCATGATCTGGTGGCCTTCGGGCGCTATCCCTATTCCAAGGGGCGGCTGACGGCGGCGGACCATGAAGAGATCGACAAGGCCATCGGCTATCTCAATCTTGAGAGCATGCGCGACCGGTTTCTCGATGAGCTTTCAGGCGGCCAGCGCCAACGCGCCTTTGTGGCCATGGTTTTGTGTCAGGATACCGATTTTGTGCTGCTCGACGAGCCGCTCAACAATCTTGATCTCAAGCACGGGGTGGAGATGATGAAACTGTTGCGCAGCGCCGCCACAGAACTGGGGCGCACTTTTGTGCTGGTCATGCACGATATCAATTTCGCGTCCTGCTATTCCGACCAGATTGTGGTGATGCAGGACGGCAAGATCGCCTGTCAGGGCACACCCACGGAAGTGATCACCCCGGAAATCATGCGCGAAGTCTACCAGATCGATATCAAGGTGCACCATATCGGTGGGCAATTGATCAGCGTCTATTACAACTAG
- a CDS encoding iron chelate uptake ABC transporter family permease subunit — protein sequence MSANPWRLRPALTLPVLTLLALLACVIFMTINARGNWGFVLPFRGTKLLALVLIAYAIAVSTVLFQTVTNNRILTPSIMGFDALYVLIQTILVFIAGSSVGLLDPGVKFALETLAMVTFATALNLWLFSGRVRSLHLMVLVGIIFGVLFRSIANFLQRLIDPNAFVVLQDSMFASFNTFDRDLMGIAALTIIVSSLLGLKLLHTLDVLALGRETAVNLGVAHRRTVMFILMLVAVLVSVSTALVGPVTFFGLLVANLAYVLIGSHKHVFILPAAILLAIISLVGGQVIVEQVFGLNTSLSIIIEFIGGLVFIFLILKGATR from the coding sequence ATGTCGGCTAACCCCTGGCGCCTGCGCCCCGCTTTGACCCTGCCTGTGTTGACCCTTTTGGCACTGCTGGCCTGCGTAATTTTCATGACCATCAATGCGCGCGGCAATTGGGGCTTTGTGCTGCCGTTCCGCGGCACCAAATTGCTGGCGCTGGTTTTGATCGCCTATGCGATTGCGGTTTCCACCGTGCTGTTTCAAACGGTCACCAATAACCGCATCCTCACCCCCTCGATCATGGGGTTTGATGCGCTTTATGTGCTGATCCAGACCATTCTGGTGTTTATAGCCGGCAGCAGCGTTGGCCTGCTCGACCCGGGCGTGAAATTCGCCCTTGAAACGCTCGCCATGGTCACCTTTGCCACGGCACTCAATCTCTGGCTGTTCTCTGGCCGGGTGCGCAGCCTGCATCTCATGGTGCTGGTCGGTATTATTTTCGGGGTGTTGTTCCGCTCGATTGCCAATTTCCTGCAACGCCTGATCGACCCCAATGCCTTTGTGGTGTTGCAGGATTCCATGTTTGCCAGCTTCAACACATTCGACCGGGATCTGATGGGCATCGCCGCGCTGACGATCATTGTCAGCAGCCTGCTGGGCCTGAAACTGCTGCACACGCTGGATGTGCTGGCACTGGGCCGCGAAACCGCCGTCAATCTGGGTGTCGCCCACCGGCGCACTGTCATGTTCATTCTCATGCTGGTGGCGGTGCTCGTCTCTGTCTCCACCGCCCTTGTCGGCCCGGTCACGTTTTTCGGGCTGCTGGTGGCCAATCTGGCCTATGTGCTCATCGGCAGCCACAAACATGTCTTCATCCTGCCCGCAGCCATTCTGTTGGCCATTATCAGCCTTGTGGGCGGACAGGTGATTGTCGAACAGGTGTTCGGCCTCAATACCAGCCTGTCGATCATCATCGAATTCATCGGCGGGCTGGTTTTCATCTTTCTCATTTTGAAGGGCGCGACACGATGA